Genomic DNA from Thiosocius teredinicola:
GACAGCTGTCGCGCCGCGGTGATGGTCGCCGGCGGCGGTAAGGGTTGTGCCTGGGGGTGTCTCGGCCTGGGCGATTGCGCCAAGGTATGCGAGTTCAATGCACTGGCGATGAATCAAAACGATCTGCCGGTGGTGGATGTCGAGCGTTGCACGGCCTGCGGCGATTGTGTCGAGATCTGTCCTCGCGATCTGTTTTCGCTGCATGCGATCAGTCACCAGCTCTGGGTGGCCTGCAAGAACCTTGAGAAAGATGAGCAGGCCGAGGCCGAGTGCGCCGTGTTGTGCACCGCCTGTGGCCGTTGTGCCGCCGATGCGCCCGAAGGGTTGATCACGATCGACAACAACCTTGCGGTCATCGACTACGCCAAGAACGGCTTGGCCAGCAGGTTGGCGGTGGAACGTTGTCCGACCGGCGCGATTGTCTGGTTGGACGATGTCAGTGGCGCGGCGCACAAAGGCAGAGACGCCAAACGGATCGTACGCAAGGGGGCATTGCCGGTCGGCTGAAGGCCGTCTGCGGCAATCCCAGGGTTTAAGAACAGCGGCCGGCGTAGCAATGCGCTTGTCCGCACAGGCCACACGCGCTGTGTGGCGAACGCAAGGGTAGGGCGAGTCATGTTC
This window encodes:
- a CDS encoding (Fe-S)-binding protein; its protein translation is MALFPDLLTAVGFMAVLGLLLAGILAVANRRLYVYEDPRIDQVEALLPSANCGSCGTAGCRAFAEKLVSGELQPALCTVNSKEGNQVIANFLGVELGSQERRVARLACAGGSNVAQRHASYVGLDSCRAAVMVAGGGKGCAWGCLGLGDCAKVCEFNALAMNQNDLPVVDVERCTACGDCVEICPRDLFSLHAISHQLWVACKNLEKDEQAEAECAVLCTACGRCAADAPEGLITIDNNLAVIDYAKNGLASRLAVERCPTGAIVWLDDVSGAAHKGRDAKRIVRKGALPVG